The nucleotide sequence GGCTGACTGTTAGTAATAATTAAACAGAGTTagtcaatattttaaataacaggctacctacatatacatattaggGTAAAGAGAATTATACTCACTCGAATGCATTTACAGCTCCCAGTTTGTGGATAGAATGctgaaaagaaaacaatgttttaatagTTGAATTTTGAATGGTAAGACTAATTTTCAATTTCCCATCGAAGTcttttatctatattaatattataaagctgaagagtttgtttgtttgaacgcgctcaggaattactggtccgatttgaaaatttctttcagtgttagatagcccatttatcgaggaatattacaggctactttttatcccggtacgggaagtagttcccacgggatgcgggtgaaaccgctggcagaagctagtggaacatatttttgaaataattaagtatgtctTTTTTTTGCCAGagccagtggtttcagctgtctGTTAATTAATCGATCAGTTAGTATATAACTTAACATtggtatatttattgaaaagatTAACGAAACTATAATCTATTAGGTGACTTATTAGTAGCTACCGAGCTCTTAATGGATTTCAAATTACTTACTACGACTGATGCTGCGGtaacaacaatttaatttagttatgaaaattgtaattaagAGTGAATTAAGAACTCACCTCAGCATTTTTAACTTGTTTCCTGTGTTCCAACAAGTAAACAATTAGTAGGATTAGCAGTACCATGTGGACTAAGGGTGCGACGTAGCCTTTCAGTCCTATCGTCATCATGAGGAACGCTCCGTGACGTAACACTTCGAGCCTGTAGTTGGATGAAGACCCTGCTGGTAACTCCGCCTGGAGATAACAATCGACATATTTAACCTTCTTGCTTTGCTTGGCAACGGAATCCTTGAAAGGTTTCATGCAAGAGACTCTGTGGCATCTTCAGAGTCAATATAAGTATAGTACCTTTAGAGACCTGATAAAAGACCATTGGATACCACGGGCACTTGCCCTACCATCCAGTTTTTTGCTCATTCTTCGTAACAATTTTGAGTGTGCCTTCTGACTCAagataaaaaattgcatcaaccTCATTTATAAAGCACCTGAATCTCTGCTTCCCCATTAATAAAAGATAGGTAAAGCCTAGGACATACCAACTTGTTCGACAAAGTAGTGTGGTCTATTCCGAAATGCGTGGCAGTGGTCAGATCCACGACGAACGCTGCGAAACAGCTTCCGATGTAAGCTGACACCACGATGTTGAGGTATCGAGCCGCACCGCCATCTTGAATAGCtggaaattacataaaattaaatagcgaatgctatattatttttgtaaatgggTTTGATAAAACACCTTCACGTCCATATCTTTAAAACTGTTGAGACTGGCCTGTAGGTGCTCAATACTTTTTTAACGTGTCTCCGATATGGAGAATTCATGTTCAAACTCTTTCTACCTATTAGGTAACTGGCCAATGACTGGCCACTACTTAAAAGGAGAACAAATGTGACAAATTATGAGAAGGGTAGAAGAAAGCGAGAATCTAAAGTTTCCTCATAAACAGACAATGCTCTTAAGTGAAAAGAATCGTATTTTTCATACAGTTGTCACTAAAAGATAAGCTCTTGAAAAAATCAtgcaatagtttttgttttggaCAGACCAAGACTTAATAGATATGTTGTAATGTTAATAATACTCACTTGCAACAAGCACGCTGGCAGTGATTAAACACAGCACGGAGAAACTGAGAGTGAGTGTGGCGAAAACGAACACGGTGTAAGATCCCGTGATGTCCAATTGGTTGCGAGTTAAGAACGAGATCTCACATTCGTCATCTGTAACATGTTAACATGTGTtaactttcatataaataaaataaattcatcttTCATTATGAAAATAACAGTGGTGTttagttaacattattttatggaTTAGTTTAGTTAAAAGTATTACTATAGTGGATAAAATTTGTAAGGGACTAAATTTTCTGGGATTTTTTTTGCAGGTATTATAattatcacactaatattataatggcaAATGTCGAGTCTATAGGTACGTCTGTGTAGTGCCAAGGTATGTCTGTTAGATACTTCTTCACGTGCAAACGTAAAATTTTTTGAAGAAACTTAATATAGCTTACACTAACTTTGTAGTCCTTTTTCAGGCCTTAGACTGTCTGTTTGGTAcaaaatttcattcaaattgaTTCAGTAGCTTTGGAAAGAAAGCGCAACAGACCGACAAAGTTTCTCATTTATAGTATTAGAAAGGATAGCTTATacaattatgtaaacaaaaacttaCCTAAAATGTAGGCACTGATGATAGTCTTCCAAAAATAATTAGCTCCATTATTTGTAACTCCAAAGTCGCAATCGTTAAATCTGAATATTATAGCCGCTATGCTCAGCAAAATGTATATTAACGACAATGCCtggaaacaaaacactatcaacTTCGAACTTCTCTCAGGACAGTTTACAAATAACAGCACATTTTTTAGTTTCAGTTCAGTGCTTCAAGTTTCagttaagggcttattacactttacAAAATTTAGTAGCCTaattaggtttgtctaattttgtttctaaatgatttaatgaaacctaccttcctaagTGGAATTTAGTGTCTGAAACATTTacacgactgaatttagtcaagtgtaataagccctttattTCTATTGAATTGCATTCGCTCTGCATTCATTAATAaactatcattattttattgtaatcagTTCTAATGCTAgggtactttatattttaacgcAAAGCAGTCGACAAATATTCCTTTGTCAAACTTTCGTATACTTGGAACGGGTGTCATCACGATGCagtttttttatcattgtttgATATACTATATATCAAGGTATTGGATTGCCCTGGTAaccaggttgaggaggtcagataggcagtcgctgtatgtatgtaaaacacAAGAACTCAGCTATattcggtaagactggaagccgaccataaCTTAGTTGGaaataggctaggcagatgatgatgatgcctcATGATGTCATCGTatagataaattataaatacgGTATACGAAAAGTTCAACACACGCAACAAGGaaaagttttattcaattaaacttGTACTGATAAGAAATCCCAATATGCATTTGCAAgccaatattttaaattaaaaaagtaccCAGATAAACGTAGTTTCACACATTCAATAGAGATAAAAATCGCAAAGCAGATAGTAtgataaattaacatattttaccTACAATGCGGATTTATTGATCAAATATTTCAAGGATTGTCGAAGGATATAggaccaaacaaacaatataaatctACCTATCGGGATAGATCTAAAGCACTTTTAGCTTTAAAATTCTAACTAAAAGAATGCTATATTCACggaatatattaaattatcttcTAGTCTATTTAATAGCAACGCTTAGATATTGTAATTTGCAACACCTATCTAACTGCgttcataaataaacatgaagtCAGAATCGAAACTTTTAAATATACTACTAGACTTAGGGGCAATATGAACGTCCACATTTTTATATCTATGGCGTAGATggagatttttaaaataatgagttacacataatataggtacatggTATCGATCGCAACTATAagctaacaaaataatacaaagttcCACTCACTATAGTGATCCCGCCCGATAGCGCCGCAGTCAGCACTAGATGCGacgaatattttatgtttctctgATTAtccattttttcttctttattagcTTTGTTAAACAAGCGTCATGTCGCGTTAGTGTTCGTTTGTGAAGGAACTCGCCAACATATCAGCGTTAATCGCGCCGTGATAATTGTTATCGGCTCGTAATAATAATGCCTACTATCTGTATCGGGACGTTTACGTTCTAccttcacattttaatattccCCCGATGCCACCAGCGAGCTACAACCACTGGCCATGTTGACATCACAAACTGATCCGATCTCACCAAGTTTCAAGTAACACGATGATTCTCAGGtatgcataataatataaataaattaaacgtaaGTATGATGCGTAAACAATAACAACGTGACCATCATTGT is from Helicoverpa armigera isolate CAAS_96S chromosome 1, ASM3070526v1, whole genome shotgun sequence and encodes:
- the LOC110374229 gene encoding uncharacterized protein LOC110374229, with the protein product MDNQRNIKYSSHLVLTAALSGGITIALSLIYILLSIAAIIFRFNDCDFGVTNNGANYFWKTIISAYILDDECEISFLTRNQLDITGSYTVFVFATLTLSFSVLCLITASVLVATIQDGGAARYLNIVVSAYIGSCFAAFVVDLTTATHFGIDHTTLSNKLAELPAGSSSNYRLEVLRHGAFLMMTIGLKGYVAPLVHMVLLILLIVYLLEHRKQVKNAEHSIHKLGAVNAFDQPRKPDDNAWVSEPDVFSPFSRGAQVNNGFIRDDESDRPPRPRVPPKIDYSNSNRSYDRSDSWQRGQPSLNHSNRPFSYLQDIKRPGPMRPAPSQELPWNQDNSPWSQGPPVPQPDYSPQPRRLKSALKPGYL